Below is a genomic region from Drosophila albomicans strain 15112-1751.03 chromosome 2R, ASM965048v2, whole genome shotgun sequence.
GCATAACTTTAGTACATATAGCTTATAAGCTTCTAAACATTCATCGGTGTCTATATAGAGtaataaaagaagaaagaaagctactgACAAGAAAGCTCAAGTGTGAGATACCGGCTAACAATTGTTTTAAGCttacaaacattttgttattatatgtGAGACCAATTTAAAGTTTGaccatatatttaaattaataattaataatggTCTATTATTCGATCGAAAGTAAACAACAACTTTTCATATTACTACACCTCATGTaaagtatatttgttttaatttcaattcgcGAACTGAAGAGGGccaaatatatcaaacaaataacaagtcaagtgtgctcgagcCGCTaccaattttcaaaaaaatcaaaacattgccgtattatatatatgtacctAATAaacataccgaaaatatacttaaatataccgtagGTTTATCgttatagtactacattgaaaatatattataaagtaGAAAATACAAGTTATTgccaaccaaagcaactaagacccgacAGCAGAATCCGTtttccagtgtttcatacggataGTCCGAGAAACGCGACAGATCGACACTGTTATATCGTCTCAGTGgctaaagaatatatatgtatactttaaaGGCTCGGAGAAGACTGTTATAAGACCCTTTTACCCTACAGTTATCGGGTACAAAAAACTACAGGAATCCGATAACGCTGACATAATGAGAAGACAAATACAAGTAAGAGAGCAATAGAAAATCTTAGTCTCTgggatctaggtgttcatacgaacatggctagatcgtctctgATGTTAACGCTGATGAagactatatgtatatactttatatggtcggagatgccttcttttgcctgttgcatacatttcctgctggcacaaagttataatacccttctaccccacTATGGATTGAAGGGACATCATCAGGGGTTCGGGTCTGTTACAAGCATTGATGTTTCTGACTTAAAATAACCTTAATGAGTTAGACAAACACAAAAGCTAGAAATAACTTCCTACACTTCataaagttattttaataGATACAGAAATTATagtcttttaaatattcttgGGTAAAATTCGCATTGTATTCGTTTAATCGAACtcataaaatatgatatatgatctataagaatatatataaacagaaTTGAAGTGTGTTATAAGAATCTAagaacatatatgtatatatacatacatatgttcatATGGGGAGAGTATAAACAATATCTCGAGAGCTTACCTTGCATGTCATCAGCTCGATCAATTTTAAGTCCCTGTTGAGCAACCGCAGCCAAACTGATAGCGTATTCCTTGTCGCACTTGGCTTTCAATTGAATGGATCGCTTCATGGTCTCCATAAGACGCAGTTCTGCATCTTGCCTGACGATCAACGCTTCATGAGCTGCACGGCTCTGCAACGCCGATGAGAAGCCCATTTTGGCTTTATGATTTACTTTCGAAGTGATCGAAtttgattattgttattattatttttgaaaattaacaaTGAGTAACAAGTGGCAGAGCTAAAAATGAAACATATGAATAACTTCACTTCTGAAAATTGCACAACACAGTCTCgaaatacacaacacacacatcacaTCGCGCCACAAATAAGAGTAGACATATGGCGAACACTTGTTGCATGCCAATACTAATCGCCATAAACATGTGCGGATTATATGTACACTCTCTTTTTGATCGCACTCGGGCTCTctgatatttttataatttttgtcacacactttgagatacttttaaAAGCTCTCGCAGCCAAAAAAAACTTTCACATGCAGTTGTCGTCACAATTGAGGCCATCGCTGTTCGACATATTTGCACTTGCCGCGATATTTTCTTGAACACTGAACATAGCTTGAGGGGTTTTTTGATAAACGAGATCATTAGGGAGAATCCCGGCTCTCTAAATATACTcgaacatacatacatatattttgtacacttgCCCCTAATAAGCGCTTTATTTTTTAGCTTggctaaaaatttaaattcagcggttttgttttgtcgtatttttaaaattggtATCTGGTTGGTGCTTTTCTCACTTCAATTGAacttttgtacattttttatttctgcgacacagttgttgctcttttcGTTTCACATAACCGTAGACTTAAAACTTGTTTTTCCCGCTTTTTGgtgagcaaacaaaaataaacattgcCAAGTCGCGTCAACTGTCGAGTCAATAAGGAAACGACGCAACGTTAACGTtaacggcagcggcagcagccgcagacgcagccacagtcacagcagcaatagcaattgTGCATAGTGCAGTACTaggtacatatgtatgtacatatgtatgcatctTACGGATACAAAGATACTAGTACTGATACCATTACGCCCAACTGCGCTTGTCGTGCCTATGCGTATTCTTGTTTCTCTATATTGGAGTTAGCAGCAAGTCAAGTAAAACGTAAACGGGTTAGCTAGCCATAGCCATAGCCATAGCTACAAACAATcgcagccagcaacaacaaccacaacaataataacaacccTGACTGCGAAGAAGAGAACAAaaaatcagcaacaacaatacgtGTTGATGAAAGAACATCAAGAGCCAGAACACCAATTGCAAACTCACAGTTATATATAATTCTATAAACTATAATTCTTATGCAGATCGAAACACGCAAGCTGCTTAAAGCACATTCattccaatttatttttcctttttcttctGGGTGGGGTTGTCACTTGCAACAAGATTTATCAGCGCAAAATGCGTTGAAATTGCATTATCTTCATATGCACcattatgaatatattttcatacaagattatatacaatatacactTAATAGATtgatcattttattattacaattaacaAACTGTTGAATATACCCGACGCACTGTAACCATAGGAACTCGTTCCTCAACTATAGATGCTTTACCGTCACATGGCCAGCTCTAAGAGCCACTGAGTAACTCTACACtaccaaaataaaagataCGTGTTCCGCGCAACCatcagaaataaaataagcaCAATTGTACCGAAACGAAACgatgcaaaacaaaacgaatcgAACCGTCTGCCTTGAATGCTCAGTGAAAACTGAGCGCCGAGCGACTAAAATGACGGCGATGACGTTGTACAAGACGACGCCGCTGCCGACAAGCAGCGAATGAGCAATGCAAGCTAAATGAGAGAGTCAATAAAACCGGTTGAACGTAACCCAGCAGACGAATTCCAATGTTTCGATAAAGGAATACAACAAATCGTGTTTCAACTGATTTTCTGATTTTATCATTTCAAGCactatgtataaaatatatatgtatttgcttGAGCTTgttaaattatacaatatcTTATATGCAAAGCACTAATATTTTAGCTTCCAACACGACTGCATTTCTAAAGGAACGTGAACGGAGTATCGGAATATTGTGTAGAAGTATAGAAATGTGCtccttatttatatttttagaaacactgattatgataataattatctgttttttttttatatacccTAAGTGcaccaaaatattttcaagaaatatttataacctTTACTTATAACATACttacttaaaatgaaaaagtagAGCTAAAGCTTAAACAGATTAAAGATTTTAATGTGCTCTACTTTATTAAGTGTTTtcaaaaaagtgcaaaagtttggcacaatttttatctaatagAACAGTGGATTCTGTGGtctttttattacaatattttatcttACGAACGAAACATAATATAGGAAATGCTAATGCTATCGCTATGGGCAacttacaaatttcaaaatatgttttacatctttattttaattaaaaagagtgcgacatttacaatttaagtCTCAATGTTATCATTAAGTTGAAGAATGATCATCATTTAGGATCCGTAGGCAGTTTGAATCCCACAAGGTCTGCAGTTTCTTTTACGGATCGTTCGCCGCGACCATGATACTCCCTGTAAATCTCATTATATTTACGTTGGCTACTCAAATATGTAAGGTACGTCTGCCCCAAGAAGATTGCCTCATTGCGGGCTTTGCAAAATTGCTGGTCGGTTGTTTCAAGTCTTTTGTACTGTGCCCGAATATAACGAGCAGCCAGAGATTTTTTCATATCGTTAGCATCGGAAGCTGCTTGCCGTAACTCGTGCAGCAATGATCGAAGGACTTTTGATCCAGACATACTGTGGAAAACCAAATAACGCAGTTAAGATTAATacactttttataa
It encodes:
- the LOC117573687 gene encoding protein FMC1 homolog, with the translated sequence MSGSKVLRSLLHELRQAASDANDMKKSLAARYIRAQYKRLETTDQQFCKARNEAIFLGQTYLTYLSSQRKYNEIYREYHGRGERSVKETADLVGFKLPTDPK